GACAATCCAGACAAACTCCATCAGCTTCTTCCCTCTCCCCCGCCGGATTGCCCGTCGGACTGCCCGTTTGGGCGACCGTCGGACTGCCCGTTTGGGCGCCCGTCGGACTGCCCGTTTGGGCGCCCGTCGGACTGCCCGTTTGGGCGCCCGGACTGCCCGTTGGCCAGGGCAAGGAGGACGGCTGCAGCGGGACGGGCCGCCCACTCCTCCTGCCACCCGGCGCGGGCTATGGTCTTGCCCACTGACTGTGGACTGATGCCGAGCTTACGGGCCGCGGCGCTCTGGGCGCCCCAGGTTCCGGGTTCAACGTGCTCCAGTATCCGCCACTGTTCCGCGGTCCGGTCCCGGATGAGTCGCCCAAGCAGCACCAGCACGGCTTCGGCTTCGGCCGCACCGGCGGGACCGGTCACCGCCACGGGCGGTCGGTCACCCGTTTTCTTGGCCCGCTCCACGGCGTCCCGGGCTGCGACAAACGCGGGTCCGGAAGCTTCCCGCGTGCTGGCCGGCAGTGGCGTTTCCACCTCCCCAATCCCGATGCCCACGGACCAGTGGCCGTCCCGCAGGGCCCGCAGCGCTGCCTCCACAACTGCGCCGGCGTCGGCCGAAAGTCCCTGGACCTCGTCCCCCACCGACCGTTCAAAGGGCAGCTCCATGGGGAGGCCGCCCAGCAGCGACAGCAGGTCCGGAACCCGGTCCCGGCCGCTGCGGCTGCCCTTTTGGTCAATGGTCAGGACGAACATGGGCGCACAGACCTGCGGTTGAAAATCATATTGAAACCGTATCCGGTTGTAATTGGAATCACAACCGTATTTGGCTTCAAGTTGCTGCGCTGTTCCCGCTCGCCGCTGGTTCGTTGCTGCGCTTCGCCGCTGCGCGGCTGGTGCCCCGGCTTAGTTGAACAGGCTGACCGGCTTCACGATGTCCGCGTAGATCAGCAGAGCGGTCATCCCCATGAACAGGATGGCCACGACATACGTCACCGGCAGCATCTTGGCCAGGTCAAAGTGTCCCGGGTCCGGGCGCTTGAAGAGCTTGGCAACACGCCGGCGCAGCCCCTCCCAAAGGGCGCCGGCCACGTGGCCGCCATCAAGCGGCAGCAGCGGAATCAGGTTGAAGACGAAAAGCGCCAGGTTGACGCTGGCCACCAGTCCCAGCAGGGAAGCCACGCGGCTTTCCACCGGTACGTCTTCCAGGGAGGAGATCTCGCCGGCAATCCGGCCCACGCCGACAACGCTGATGGGTCCGTTGGGATCCCGCTCTTCCGACGAGAACGCTGCCTGGGCCACGTCGACAACGCGCTGCGGCAGGTTGATGACCACGCCGGCGATGTTCTGCAGGTTCTCCCCGACGGCGGGCAGCACCTCAGAGCCGGGTTGGCGGACCAGCTCGGTGGAGGCGGCAACACCGATGAAGCCAACCTCCCGGGTCACGGGGTTGCCGGCGTCATCCACCACGGGGGCGCCGTCGTCGTCAGCTACGGGACGTTCGGTCAGCAGCGGGGTGATCACGGTGTCCCGCTCGACGCCGTCGCGCTCGTAAGTGATGGGAACGGAGCGGCCGGCCGCTTCGCGGATGCGTGCGGAGAGGTCATCCCAGGACGTGACGGGGCTGCCGTTGAAGGCGATGATTGTGTCCCCGGGCAGCAGTCCAGCCTCGTAGGCCGGAGCCGCCGGATCCGCCTCGGTGCATTCCGTCTGCCCCTGCTCGGCCTTATCCGAGGTGATCACGCACTGGTTGACCTCGGCCAGCGTGGTGGTGCTTTGCGCGGTTCCAAAGCCCATCAGCAGTACGGCAAACAGCACGACGCCGATCACCAGGTTCATGAACGGCCCGCCGAGCATCACGATGATGCGCTTCCAAATCGGCAGGTTGTAAAACACCCGGTTTTCGTCTCCGGGCTGAAGCTGCTCGGCGGCCACGGCGCGGGCATCGGTGGCCAGCTGCTGGAACATGCCGGTGCTGGAGCTGCGGACCGTTCCATCGGCGTCGTTGGTCGTATTCGGGGGGTACATCCCGACCATCGAAACGTAGCCGCCCAGGGGCAGCGCCTTGACGCCGTATTCGGTCTCACCGCGGCGGCGCGAAAAAACGGTGGGCCCGAACCCGATCATGTACTGGGTCACCCGGACCTTGAAGGCCTTGGCCGGAACCAGGTGGCCCACTTCATGCAGCGCAATGGACACGGCGATGCCCACCGCCACGAACAGGACGCCCAGGATGAAGAGGAGAACGGTCAACGAATTTCCTTTGGATCAATCGGGTCAAGCGGTTGAAGGGCCGGCACGGTCAGCGCCCGCAGCGCCTGCGTGCTGCGGCCCTGGCCCACGATTCCGCCGCCAGCACCGATTCCAGCGTCAGCGGCGCAGTGTCGGTGTGTTCGGCCAGTACGGCGGCGATCGTATCAACGATGTCTGTGAATCCGATGAGTCCGTCGTGGAACGCGTCCACGGCTTCCTCGTTGGCGGCGTTGTAGACGGCCATGCCGGTTCCGCCGGCCGCGGCGGTGCGCTTGGCCAGCGCGACGGCGGGAAAGGCCTCCTCGTCCAGCGGTTCAAAGGTCCATGAGGTCGCCTTGGACCAGTCGCAGGGTGAGGCCGCACCGGGCACCCGGTGCGGCCAGCCCATGCCCAGCGCGATCGGCAGCCGCATGTCCGGCGGGGAGGCCTGGGCAATGGTGGAGCCGTCCACGAACTGGACCATGGAGTGCACCACGGACTGCGGATGAACGACGACGTCGATCCGCTCCAGGG
This genomic interval from Arthrobacter citreus contains the following:
- a CDS encoding MarR family transcriptional regulator, coding for MFVLTIDQKGSRSGRDRVPDLLSLLGGLPMELPFERSVGDEVQGLSADAGAVVEAALRALRDGHWSVGIGIGEVETPLPASTREASGPAFVAARDAVERAKKTGDRPPVAVTGPAGAAEAEAVLVLLGRLIRDRTAEQWRILEHVEPGTWGAQSAAARKLGISPQSVGKTIARAGWQEEWAARPAAAVLLALANGQSGRPNGQSDGRPNGQSDGRPNGQSDGRPNGQSDGQSGGGEGRS
- a CDS encoding site-2 protease family protein, yielding MTVLLFILGVLFVAVGIAVSIALHEVGHLVPAKAFKVRVTQYMIGFGPTVFSRRRGETEYGVKALPLGGYVSMVGMYPPNTTNDADGTVRSSSTGMFQQLATDARAVAAEQLQPGDENRVFYNLPIWKRIIVMLGGPFMNLVIGVVLFAVLLMGFGTAQSTTTLAEVNQCVITSDKAEQGQTECTEADPAAPAYEAGLLPGDTIIAFNGSPVTSWDDLSARIREAAGRSVPITYERDGVERDTVITPLLTERPVADDDGAPVVDDAGNPVTREVGFIGVAASTELVRQPGSEVLPAVGENLQNIAGVVINLPQRVVDVAQAAFSSEERDPNGPISVVGVGRIAGEISSLEDVPVESRVASLLGLVASVNLALFVFNLIPLLPLDGGHVAGALWEGLRRRVAKLFKRPDPGHFDLAKMLPVTYVVAILFMGMTALLIYADIVKPVSLFN